From Vulpes vulpes isolate BD-2025 chromosome 7, VulVul3, whole genome shotgun sequence, one genomic window encodes:
- the OR14I1 gene encoding olfactory receptor 14I1, with protein sequence MDNLTEVTEFLLMGFSDICELQILHAGLFLLIYLTAVVWNVLIMIIITFDQYLHRPMYFFLKNLSFLDLCYVSVTVPKSIHSSLTHSNSISYFGCVAQVYFFFAFASAELAFLTVMSYDRYVAICHPLQYEAIMTSEKCHHIAAIAWLSCFIYASVHTGNIFWEPISRYRKIHQFFCDISHVLALVSHEVFFAEFVSLALSSCFVLVCFVLMIISYIQIFSTVLRIPSVESRAKAFSTCSPQLIVIMLFLTTGLFGALGPIAKTSSIQDLVIAVAYTVLPPFLNPIIYSLRNKEIKAAIWRIFEKINSLQIRNN encoded by the coding sequence ATGGACAATCTCACAGAAGTGACAGAGTTCCTGCTCATGGGGTTTTCTGACATCTGCGAGCTACAGATACTTCATGCTGGACTCTTTCTGCTGATTTATCTGACAGCAGTGGTGTGGAACGTTCTCATCATGATTATCATTACTTTTGATCAGTATCTTCACCGGCCTATGTACTTCTTTCTGAAGAACCTCTCCTTTTTAGATTTGTGCTATGTTTCAGTCACTGTGCCTAAGTCAATCCACAGCTCCCTGACTCACAGTAACTCCATCTCTTACTTTGGCTGTGTGGCtcaagtctattttttctttgcttttgcatCTGCTGAGCTGGCCTTTCTCACTGTCATGTCCTATGATCGCTATGTTGCCATTTGCCACCCCCTCCAATATGAAGCCATTATGACATCAGAAAAATGCCACCACATAGCAGCCATTGCCTGGCTGAGTTGCTTTATTTATGCATCTGTCCACACTGGCAACATATTTTGGGAGCCCATATCAAGATACAGAAAAATCCACCAGTTCTTCTGTGATATCTCCCATGTTTTGGCCCTGGTTTCCCATGAGGTTTTCTTTGCTGAGTTTGTGAGCCTGGCTCTGAGCTCCTGCTTTGTGCTGGTTTGCTTTGTTCTTATGATCATCTCCTATATCCAGATCTTCTCAACAGTGCTCAGAATCCCTTCAGTAGAGAGTAGGGCAAAAGCTTTTTCCACCTGCTCTCCACAGCTGATTGTTATTATGCTCTTCCTTACTACAGGGCTCTTTGGTGCCTTAGGACCAATTGCCAAGACTTCATCCATTCAAGATTTGGTGATTGCTGTGGCTTACACAGTTTTGCCTCCCTTCCTAAATCCCATCATATATAGTCTTCGAAACAAGGAGATTAAAGCAGCTATTTGGAGGATATTTGAGAAGATAAATTCTTTGCAAATTAGAAACAATTAG